A single region of the Oryzias latipes chromosome 21, ASM223467v1 genome encodes:
- the LOC110017401 gene encoding pancreas transcription factor 1 subunit alpha-like, with protein sequence MEDINLLFNYDQDTEFAFWGQTDQHGPSQAQLDSFLVDCSAVSGQLSPWSGIPDAQLNFNDLHAQSPGAGFCAEADSSTGADCVDSARKHGLHLPHKVQRHAANIRERKRMLSINSAFEELRCHVPTFPYEKRLSKIDTLRLAIAYIALLREILLSGCDPKSYVDECVKNGYKNQSDAAWNTSDLTARLSWIKWD encoded by the exons ATGGAGGACATCAATCTGCTGTTTAACTATGACCAGGATACAGAGTTTGCATTTTGGGGACAAACGGACCAACACGGTCCGTCTCAGGCCCAGCTGGACTCCTTTCTAGTGGACTGCAGTGCAGTTAGCGGCCAGCTCTCCCCCTGGTCCGGGATCCCGGACGCGCAGCTGAATTTCAACGACCTGCACGCGCAGTCACCAGGAGCAGGGTTCTGCGCAGAGGCGGACAGCTCCACCGGCGCAGACTGCGTAGACAGCGCGCGCAAGCACGGCTTGCATCTCCCGCACAAGGTGCAGCGGCACGCCGCCAACATCcgggagaggaagaggatgcTGAGCATCAACTCGGCCTTCGAGGAGCTGCGCTGCCACGTGCCCACCTTCCCATACGAGAAGCGGCTGTCGAAGATCGACACCCTGCGGCTGGCCATAGCCTACATCGCGCTGCTGCGGGAGATCCTGCTCTCGGGCTGCGACCCCAAGTCCTACGTGGACGAATGCGTGAAGAACGGCTACAAGAATCAGAGCGACGCTGCGTGGAACACCAGCG ATCTGACCGCCCGCCTTTCTTGGATAAAGTGGGATTAA